One window of Psychrobacillus sp. FSL H8-0483 genomic DNA carries:
- the rplX gene encoding 50S ribosomal protein L24, translated as MHVKKGDKVKVISGKDKGKTGVILTAFPKKDRVLVEGVNIVKKHMKPNQANPQGGIVSQEAAIHVSNVMLIDPKTGEPTRVGSKVEDGKKVRVAKKSGEIIK; from the coding sequence ATGCATGTTAAAAAAGGTGACAAAGTTAAGGTAATCTCAGGTAAAGATAAAGGTAAAACAGGAGTTATCCTTACAGCTTTCCCTAAGAAAGACCGTGTTTTAGTTGAAGGTGTAAACATCGTCAAAAAACATATGAAACCAAACCAAGCTAATCCGCAAGGCGGAATTGTAAGTCAAGAGGCTGCAATTCACGTATCGAATGTTATGTTAATCGACCCAAAAACTGGCGAGCCGACTCGCGTAGGTTCTAAAGTAGAAGATGGCAAAAAAGTTCGTGTTGCGAAAAAATCTGGTGAAATTATTAAATAA
- the rpsQ gene encoding 30S ribosomal protein S17 has translation MTERNQRKVYTGRVVSDKMDKTITVLVETHKKHKLYGKRVKYSKKFKAHDEQNEAQIGDIVRIMETRPLSATKRFRLLEVTEKAVII, from the coding sequence ATGACTGAGCGTAACCAACGCAAAGTATACACAGGCCGTGTAGTTTCTGACAAAATGGATAAAACTATCACTGTTTTAGTTGAAACTCATAAAAAACACAAATTATACGGTAAACGTGTTAAATACTCTAAGAAATTTAAGGCTCATGATGAGCAAAATGAAGCCCAAATCGGCGACATCGTCCGCATCATGGAAACTCGTCCGCTATCAGCTACTAAACGTTTCCGTTTATTAGAAGTTACAGAAAAAGCGGTTATTATTTAA
- the rplE gene encoding 50S ribosomal protein L5 yields MNRLKEKYLKEVSPALMSKFEYNSVMQVPKVDKIVINMGVGDAVSNTKALDAAVEELQIISGQKPVVTKAKKSIAGFRLREGMPIGAKVTLRGERMYDFLDKLIAISLPRVRDFRGVSKKAFDGRGNYTLGVKEQLIFPEIDYDKVSKVRGMDIVIVTTANSDEEARELLTQFGMPFQK; encoded by the coding sequence ATGAACCGCCTAAAAGAAAAGTATCTTAAGGAAGTTTCTCCTGCTCTAATGAGCAAGTTTGAATATAACTCAGTGATGCAAGTTCCTAAAGTTGATAAAATTGTTATCAATATGGGTGTGGGTGATGCTGTATCAAATACAAAAGCACTTGACGCTGCTGTTGAAGAATTACAAATTATCTCAGGTCAAAAACCTGTAGTTACGAAAGCTAAAAAATCGATCGCTGGTTTCCGTCTTCGTGAGGGTATGCCAATCGGTGCTAAAGTTACACTACGTGGAGAGCGTATGTATGACTTCTTGGACAAATTAATCGCTATCTCTCTTCCACGTGTACGTGACTTCCGCGGTGTTTCTAAAAAAGCATTCGACGGTCGCGGTAACTACACTCTTGGAGTTAAAGAGCAATTAATCTTCCCTGAAATCGATTATGATAAAGTTTCGAAAGTACGCGGTATGGACATCGTAATTGTAACAACTGCGAACTCTGACGAAGAAGCTCGTGAGTTATTAACACAATTCGGTATGCCATTCCAAAAGTAA
- the rpsN gene encoding 30S ribosomal protein S14: MAKKSMIVKQQRTPKFKVQEYTRCERCGRPHSVYRKFKLCRICFRELAYKGQIPGVKKASW, encoded by the coding sequence GTGGCTAAAAAATCAATGATCGTTAAACAACAACGTACGCCAAAGTTCAAAGTGCAAGAATACACACGCTGTGAGCGTTGTGGACGTCCGCACTCTGTATATCGTAAATTTAAGCTTTGCCGTATTTGTTTCCGTGAACTTGCATACAAGGGACAAATTCCTGGCGTTAAAAAAGCAAGCTGGTAA
- the rpmC gene encoding 50S ribosomal protein L29: MKANDIRDLTTAEIEQKVKSLKEELFNLRFQLATGQLENTARIREVRKAIARMKTVIREREISANN; the protein is encoded by the coding sequence ATGAAAGCTAATGACATCCGTGACCTTACTACTGCAGAAATAGAACAAAAGGTAAAATCACTGAAAGAAGAGCTTTTCAACCTTCGCTTCCAATTGGCGACTGGTCAATTAGAAAACACAGCTCGCATTCGCGAAGTACGTAAAGCGATTGCGCGTATGAAAACTGTGATTCGCGAAAGAGAAATCAGTGCAAACAACTGA
- the rplN gene encoding 50S ribosomal protein L14: MIQQETRMKVADNSGAREVLTIKVLGGTGRKTANIGDIVVCTVKKATPGGVVKKGDVVKAVIVRTKSGVRRKDGTYIKFDENACVIIKDDKGPRGTRIFGPVARELRDSNFMKIVSLAPEVL; the protein is encoded by the coding sequence GTGATCCAACAAGAGACTCGTATGAAAGTTGCTGACAACTCAGGTGCACGTGAAGTTTTAACAATTAAAGTACTTGGTGGTACTGGACGTAAAACTGCTAATATCGGCGATATCGTTGTATGTACAGTTAAGAAAGCAACACCAGGTGGCGTTGTCAAGAAGGGTGACGTCGTTAAAGCTGTAATCGTTCGCACTAAAAGCGGCGTACGCCGTAAAGACGGTACTTATATCAAATTCGATGAGAACGCATGCGTTATTATCAAAGACGATAAAGGACCGCGTGGAACTCGTATTTTCGGACCTGTTGCTCGTGAATTACGCGACAGCAATTTCATGAAAATCGTATCTTTAGCTCCAGAAGTTCTTTAA
- the rplV gene encoding 50S ribosomal protein L22 yields MSQAKAIAKTVRIAPRKVRLVVDLIRGKQIGEAIAILQLTPKTASPVVEKVLKSAVANAEHNYDLDVNNLVVSEVFVDEGPTLKRFRPRAMGRASAINKRTSHITVVVSEKKEG; encoded by the coding sequence ATGTCACAAGCAAAAGCTATTGCTAAAACAGTGCGCATTGCTCCTCGTAAAGTAAGATTAGTCGTAGATTTAATCAGAGGTAAGCAAATCGGTGAAGCTATTGCAATTTTACAACTTACTCCTAAAACAGCATCACCTGTTGTTGAGAAAGTATTAAAATCTGCTGTTGCTAACGCTGAGCACAATTATGATTTAGATGTTAACAACCTAGTTGTTTCTGAAGTCTTCGTTGACGAAGGTCCAACATTGAAGCGTTTCCGTCCACGTGCTATGGGACGTGCAAGTGCTATTAACAAACGTACAAGCCACATCACAGTAGTGGTATCTGAGAAGAAGGAGGGATAA
- the rpsC gene encoding 30S ribosomal protein S3: MGQKVHPIGLRVGIIRDWESKWYAGKDYATLLHEDLKIRKYIETRLKEASVSTVEIERAAKRVNITIHTAKPGMVIGKGGTEVEALRKHLNDITGKRVHINIVEIKRADLDAKLVAESIARQLEGRVSFRRAQKQAIQRTMRSGAKGIKTQVSGRLGGADIARAEHYSEGTVPLHTLRADIDYAHAEADTTYGKLGVKVWIYRGEVLPVKKNSEEGGK; the protein is encoded by the coding sequence GTGGGTCAAAAAGTTCATCCAATAGGATTACGAGTTGGTATTATTCGTGACTGGGAGTCAAAATGGTACGCTGGTAAAGACTATGCAACTCTACTTCACGAAGATTTAAAAATTCGTAAGTACATTGAAACTCGTTTGAAAGAAGCGTCTGTTTCTACTGTAGAAATTGAACGTGCTGCAAAACGTGTTAACATTACAATTCACACTGCGAAACCAGGTATGGTAATCGGTAAAGGTGGTACTGAAGTTGAAGCACTTCGTAAACACTTAAACGATATCACTGGCAAGCGTGTACACATTAACATCGTAGAAATCAAAAGAGCAGACTTGGATGCTAAATTAGTAGCAGAAAGCATCGCACGTCAACTAGAAGGCCGCGTATCTTTCCGTCGTGCTCAAAAGCAAGCAATTCAACGTACAATGCGTTCTGGAGCTAAAGGTATTAAAACTCAAGTATCTGGACGTCTAGGCGGCGCTGACATTGCACGTGCTGAACATTACAGCGAAGGAACTGTACCACTTCATACATTACGTGCTGACATTGATTATGCACATGCTGAAGCTGACACTACTTATGGTAAGCTAGGCGTTAAAGTATGGATCTATCGTGGTGAAGTCCTTCCAGTTAAGAAGAACTCTGAGGAAGGAGGCAAATAA
- the rplP gene encoding 50S ribosomal protein L16, which produces MLMPKRVKYRREHRGKMRGEAKGGKEIAFGEFGLQATEASWITSRQIESARIAMTRYMKRGGKVWIKIFPHKPYTKKPLEVRMGSGKGAPEGWVAVVKPGKIMFEIAGVTEEVAREALRLASHKLPIKCKIVKRQEIGGESNES; this is translated from the coding sequence ATGTTAATGCCTAAACGCGTTAAATATCGTCGCGAACACCGCGGAAAAATGCGTGGTGAAGCAAAAGGCGGTAAAGAAATAGCATTCGGTGAGTTTGGTTTACAAGCAACTGAAGCTAGCTGGATTACAAGTCGTCAAATTGAATCAGCTCGTATTGCTATGACACGTTACATGAAACGTGGCGGTAAAGTATGGATTAAAATTTTCCCGCATAAACCTTATACGAAAAAGCCTCTTGAGGTTCGTATGGGATCCGGTAAAGGTGCTCCTGAAGGATGGGTAGCAGTAGTAAAGCCTGGGAAAATTATGTTTGAAATTGCTGGCGTAACTGAAGAGGTAGCTCGTGAAGCTTTACGTTTAGCATCACATAAGCTTCCTATTAAGTGTAAAATAGTTAAACGTCAAGAAATTGGTGGTGAATCTAATGAAAGCTAA
- the rpsS gene encoding 30S ribosomal protein S19, giving the protein MGRSLKKGPFADDHLLKKVDAQKDSEKKQVIKTWSRRSTIFPTFIGLTIAVYDGRKHVPVYVTEDMVGHKLGEFAPTRAYKSHGADDKKTRR; this is encoded by the coding sequence ATGGGTCGTAGCTTGAAAAAAGGACCTTTCGCAGATGACCATTTACTTAAAAAGGTCGATGCTCAAAAGGACTCTGAGAAAAAACAAGTGATTAAGACTTGGTCTCGCCGTTCAACAATTTTCCCTACTTTTATCGGGTTAACAATCGCGGTATATGACGGACGCAAACATGTTCCTGTATACGTGACTGAAGACATGGTAGGTCATAAACTAGGCGAGTTTGCACCAACACGCGCTTATAAAAGTCATGGTGCAGATGATAAGAAAACAAGACGCTAA